gggtctttgcctggaatgttgactgcttatttccctccatagatactgtttgacctgctgagtttcctcagcattttgtgtgcgttgctctggatttccagcatctgcagaaccttggGTTTAAAACAATCTGATTGTTTTAAACAAAGATGAAATGAAAACTTGCATCTCCATTGCAACTTTCTCAGTCCCAACTCATCCCAAAGTACTTTGCAGCCAATAGTTAAGTAAACTAGAAGGGAAACGGAAATCACTGGGGGTCAATGAGATAAACAGAattctgtttatttattatttatataaattactTGGATGCAAATGACCAAGGCTTGAtcagtaaatttgccgatgacataaAATTAGGTAGCGTTGGTAAATGagacagccatcgggctcctgaaccagcatggataacttgaTTCAGCACTATTCTAAACTGAGTCTgtgacctgcagactcactttcaagagctctttacaactcatgttctcattattgttgttatttgttcgtgttcttttgcacatttatttcgtgttctcattatttattgctatttatttatatttgcatttgcacagttttttgtcttctgcactctggttgatctttcattgatcctgttacagtttttattctatagatttgccgagtgtgcccagaagaaaacaaatctcagggttgtatgtggtgacatatatgtgctttgttAATAAAATCtatttttaactttgaacttcagttctgtgtcagtctttgtgtatgcattgttttccataaaattctattgtatttccttttcctgtaaatgcctgtaagaaaatgaatctgaaggtagTATATAGTAAAATActgtataagtactttgataataaaattacttcgaGCTTTGAATatggtaagtgtgaggtattgcattttgtaAAGTCAAACAAAGCAAGAGTTCACTATGAATGGTAGTGCACTAGAGAGTATAAAGGAACAGTAGGATTTAGGAGTACAAGTGCATCATTTGTTAGAAGTGACATTACTGGTAGACAATGTGGAGACAGTTAAAAAGGCGTTTAGCACACTGACTTCCATCGGTCAAGGTATTAAGTTTAGGAATTAGGATTATGAGATTGGAGAGAGGAGATATGCCTGCTTTGAGTGGAAGAGAAGTACCTGAAGACCttcagggtccacattcataTTCAAAATATTGATGATTTTATATGAGATTAAGGGTAACGTATCAGAAAGTACAGATTCAGGATTGTGACGGTAGTGGTTGTTTGATTTTTTATCAGAGAAGTAGAACAAAAATATCAGCAAGGTCTAGGAATAGTGTATTCAAAGTATTCaatatacatttattatcaaagaatgtataaattatacaaccttgagatttgtttgtttaCTGGCAGTCATGAAGAAAGGAACCTGACCAAACCCCAATAcgtacagagaaagagagaaaaaaacaaatcatgcaaacaatagaagcaagcaacaacaaAAGCGATTACTTACAATATCCTGCTGTGAAGATAATGGACAGCCATCTCAGTTTCAATCCGTTTCTCCTGGACTCTGCTCTGGAATGCCATCCGAGCACTCTCTTTCAACCCTTCTTTTGTCTGCCCTTGCAAGTCTGGAGGTGATTCGAATGTCAACCCATATGTGAGCCCATCCCTTAGAAGCACATTGTCCAGGATTTCAACAGTCGTGGATTGCCTAATTGCACTGTTGTATCGACTATCCTGGGTTAAGGGATTGCCCTGagaaagaatttaaaaacattAACATTTGCTATTTCTGAAACATGATTTCAGAGGAAAATATGACTTACACAGTAAAGGTCACAGAAAAGGGGCCAAGCCAGTTAGGTAATGTTGCATGGGTATTATTTATTTGCTTTTGTTAAATAACTCACTCCTGAGGTAGGAGCTATCAAACCACCTCCCCCACGTTCATTGATTTTACCAGTTTGAAGCAGCACATTTCAACACTTCTCATCTGAGTCCATTTTTAGGTTCCAGATGACTTTCTTTCAAACCCTCAGTCAGACAGCTTTCTTTTGGTTTCTTTCTTACTTAACTACTTTTTTCTTATTATAGTTTTGAAAGGCTTCcgttagtctcaagagaccatgcaTTTGCGCCTGGAAGGTTTCCAgagcacaggcctgggcagggctgtatggaagaccggcagttgcacATGCTGCAagactgatgttgtccaagggaagggcatgagggccgatacagcttggcaccggtgtcgtcgcagatcaatgtgtggttaagtgccttgctcaaggacacaacatgctgccacacctgaggctcgaactagcgaccttcagatcactagaccaacgccttaaccacttggccacgcgccaacactttTTTCTTAACTTCACCTCAAATGTTACATTATCTAAGCTCTCACTGAATAAAAGGAATCTTCTGAAATTCCTTATTGAACTTACTAGTAACAATCCTaaacatgacctctagtttttggGATTTCCACCTAGTACAAGATTATCTCCGTTTTTCAAACTCTTCGATTGTTCTTCAGATCTCTGCTCATCACTGTTCAACAATTTTCATTCCAGCTAGCTTCTTGCTCTGGGACACATTGAGTTATTGCAAGTATGTTCTTGCTTAACTATATTGAATTCATATTTATCAGTACCTTTGTAGATTTGCAAAGCATAAATAACACACTTGGTCTGACATCTGTTGCATGATTTGTTGACATCAATAGTGATGAACAGCCTCAATGTAATACAACTTCTGTGTCAGCACGTAACATAGTACACGGATAATTGTTTCCAAACAAATCACTGTATACAGTCTAGACAGAGGAATTTCCAAGACAATTACAAGTAACTTGGATTGTGACCATTAGAGGTGGTCATTCTAGCTGTCTGTCTATCTTTCACAGTCTTGTCTGGGCATGGATGACCCTGAAGTAGGAACACCAGATCTTCTGGAGTTGGTGTCACCTATCAGTAGGATGAGTGCTGACTGGAGACAAGGTCAAtagcctgaaatattaactgtttttaTTTgccccacagacgctgcctgatctgcagaatATTTTCAGTACTTCTATGATCTGATTTCAAATTTTCATACATATAAATATTTTGCTTATGACTATTATTTTTGTtacctttgtttcatggctgagTTATTAATTATGCAAAATCACATGCATTTATTCAATTTATTTTTGCTAATTAAAATGGAGATAGTTTCCCTAAAGGTCCATTCACAGTCAGCAAACTTAATGAATTTAAGATTGTACAAGCAGTCGACAAATCTTAATGAATTTAAGATTGTACAATGCAATTAACACTTTCAAAGCCTTTTTTCTCTCCTTAAACAAGTTTATATTTCTTTCCTTACTCTTTTCTAGGTGACTTCTATCCATCCCAAATTTCCTACTTGGTACAATAAATCTTTTCCTCTGCCTGTCATACTGTTGAGAGCAATGAATGGGGATGAAGAGGGAGAAATGATAACCTTTACCATCAAAAGACAGGATCTACCTAATATTGTTGAGATTAGGGATTGTCACAAAAGTTTCACCCTGCTTGCTACTTCCACAGCACAATAGGCACCAAGGTAGCGAagtggttagcatgacgctattacagctcagggcgctggagttcagagttcaattccaatgtcagctgtagggagtttgtatggCCTCCCTGTGGAACATGCAGgtctcctctgggtgttccagtttctttccacagtccaaagacatgctggttagcaggttaactggtcattgtaaattgtctcataatCGAGCTAGGcataaatcaggggttgctgggtggcgtggcccAAAGGTCTGTAATAGTCTGTTCCACGCTGAACCTTTAAATAAAGAATGTGAAGAAGCTCAACAtactctcccatttcttttattAGCTATTTATACAAGCAACAGCTGTTATGGAAAGATGCCCAACCATAATATGTTCATTTGTAAGAGGATAGCTAATTCTCATTTGAAATAATTTGATTTATGATAGTATAAACTAAATATTGTGCTTATAAGTAGACTTTTCAACCACTGTAGCCTGTTTTCACTTTAGTTAATTTACATCTTTCTTTGTCCTTCATTTTCAACTATTTTTACAAATTCCCAACATTTGAACCTAATGAAAGAAGGTAATGAAATGAAATTCTCTAAAAAAATACTCACTTTGAGTTTCAGCTGCTTTAGTCTCCTCAGGTTTTCAAGAACATGCAGCATTTCAGAGAGGAAGAGAATCATGTTGTCTGATGCGTCGAGAACACAGAGGttcagtgagctggagagaggcaGGAGGCTGCAAATACCATTGCCCTGAACATACAGCTCACAGAGGTGGGGGACATGCTGAACACCTTCCAGAGACTCCAACTGGAAAAAGAATCCACAAGATTAACAGGGGCTGGTTTCAGGACCAGTACAATGCTATAGGATTGCATACAATTACACTGGAATAAATCGCCAACACAAAATCAAGCCACTGGACAAAATGGTTGAAAGTTCCACAATGGTGTTCCTGCATCTTTATTTAGTATATCATTCATCGTTGTAGTTATCTAACATTTTCTTGAATGCATCAATGCCATTTACTTCACCCACCTCTTCTTGAAGCAGCCTCAGCATTTGAACCCCGTGTAAGGCTTCTTTTGAATTCCTttcatcagaaccaggtttaatatcaccagcatatgccctgaaatttgttaattttgaggcagcaatacaatgcaatacatgataatataggaaaaaactctgaattgcagtgagtatatatatatatataaaattgttaaataagtagtgcaaaatcagaaataaagaggcagtgaggtaatgttcatgggttcaatgcccattcagaaatcggacggcagaggggaagaagctgttcctgaatcactgggtgtgtgccttcaggctcctgtacctccttcctgatggtagcagtgagaagagggcacatcctgagtgatgggggttcttaatgatggatgctggcttTTTGAGGcaatgctccttgaagatggctTGGACACTaaggagactagtgcccatggtggagctgactaattttacaactctctgcagcctacTCCAAGCCtgtgtggtaataaattcctTTAGTAGTGATTCATCAGTAGACTTATTAACCTCTTCCcttaccaccatcccaggccccggacagtcctttcaggtgaggcaccacttcacctgcgagtcatctggggtgatatactgtgtccggtgctcccgatgtggccatttatacattggggagacccaccgcagactgggagactgtttcgctgaacactggtgctcagtcctccagcagtgatgggatctccctgtggccacacacttcaattccacagaccactcccactctgatatgtctgtccatggcctcctctaccgtcaagatgaggccacatgcaggtcgatggagcaataccttatctgctgcctaggtagcctccttcctgccggcatgaacatccaactcactgacctccgttgatactcctgccccccacccttacccccatccctatctattatttttgtctggttctctttctctctctttttcccccctcactataatctctccccccagccctacctttctttctcttttatttcccataattctccatcttccccctagcccatttgcctccagccaatcacttcccagctctctactttatccctccccccacttcttatcccccttcgaccatcccatgttacttcactcctgatgaagggtttcagcccaaaacgttgttattacctcctcccatagatgctgtctggcctgctgagttctgccagcatttggtGTTTGTTTTTTTACTAACAGATGGATTCATCATGGATTTATTAGTGATTGTCTTCCAGATAAAAGCTGATAGTGACATCCTTGGGTACGAGCCAGAAAAAGGCAGTTTAAGCACAATTGTACACAGGATGGGTGAATAAAAACCTTGCAATAATAGTAGTAAAGATATAACAGATTTCCATACATTCATGAGCTAAAATTGAATGAAATTTCTCCAGTTACGTGATTTGCACTGAAAGAATAATCTCTGGTACTCTCAGAAAATCAGTAGCAATACTTCCTTGCAATGCTAACCGATAAATATAACTAGCAAGACATAAACAGTTTCATTTTCACGTGGTGTTGATGGTACATCAGGAAACTGGCACCAGGGAAGAAATGTTTATGGGATGTAATATAGATCCATGGTGGGACAGAGATCAATGATCTCATGCAACTTCCTGTAATTAGCCGGTCTTTCTGCCTGCACCTACAGTGCAAGCCCAATAGTTAGTGCTACCTTAGAGGGTCTCACAACCAAGCCCAATCCTTTTCCGTAGTTTCTCTTATGTTTtggaactccaaaacataaaactaatagaaaggaaaacaagggagccaAGAGATAATGCATCAAGATTCATTTTTGCTTTAAGCGAAGTACACACATATGACGCAGTGGTGTGATGAcaaatgccattcacatacttcgtacatataaccataatgaattgTGTAAGCAAAGAGTGCTTAACAACATAcagtattattcaaatattagagaaatattaaatacacaacagtttctactCAGTATACATCAGAACCCAGCAGATAACAGAAAGAAGTTCAACAAAattggctaacacgagagggcacagttttaaggtgcttgaaagtaagtacagaggagaagtcaggggtaagtttttttacacagagagtagtgagtgcatggaatgggctgccaacaacagtggtggaggaagatatgacagggtcttttaagaaagtcctggataggtacatggagcttagaaaaatagtgggctatgggcaATCCTAGGTAGTATCTACAGGTTCAgcccagcattgtgggccaaaggacctgtattgtgctgtaggttttctatgtttctaaaatttcTTAGTTAATATCCtttaaattcccccccccccccaccttaaagctatgctctCTAGTATTTgaaatttccaccctgggaaaaagaccatGACCATCTCATGTATCTACACCTCTATAACTTTATATACTTGTATCAGGTCACCCCCTCAAACTCTGAAGTTCCTGTGAAAACAATTCAACCCCGGTTTGGTCAATCGAGACATCCCCTGAACACATGAATAAGCAGTAATTGTCCCAGGTTTACATATACATCGCAAAACCAGATTTGTGGGCGAGTGGTACCTTGTTGCCATTGAGGTGCAACTTAGTCAAATTGTTGAGAATAGGTAGATTTACGATACTCCTGATCCGATTGTGCGAAAGGTCCAGATCTGTCAACATCGTGCAGCATTCTAACCCTTGGAGAGTTTCAATAACGTTGTGTGACAGGTTCAGAACCTTCAGCAAAGGCAAGGCACTGAGCCATGAGATGCTGCAGCAATAACAAGAACAGAAACACACATAAAGAGAGTGAAAATtaggtgccatggtagtgtagcaattaGCACAGCACTAGTACAGTTTGGGGcaccaaagttcagagttcatccctagcatcctctgtaaggattcAGTACATCCCCTCTGTGGTCTGCAAAGGTGAAACTTCACTTTGGTGGTGAAATGGAGCAGGTCATGCTGTTGCTGCACAGCTCGACTGACGCAGGTTCAATCCTGCCCTCAGGGGCTCTCTGTGTGGATGTTACGTGTTCTCCTCAGATGCTCCAGTCCTTTCCCACTTCCAAAGACATGCTAGTGGATTGGAAACAGGAAATTCTCCACACAGGGGAGTTGATGACAATGTGCAAGTGAATACATTATAGGAAAAAAGATGGATTAGTGGAATCAATAGGAATCCGGGGCTTTTCTCTTTCCagccttgatagaggtgtacaagatgatatgaAGTATAGATCGAGCGGATACCCAAACACTTTTACTCAAGGCACAAATAGATAAAACAAGGTCCATAACTCTAAAGTTATTGGAGGGAACTAtgttggggaggagggatttcaGAGGTATGTGtttaacagagagtggtggatgcatggatcACACCCTGtcatgggtggtggtagagacagatacagtagggacttttaaaaaacttttagataggcacatgatgaTAGAAGGAAGAagggctatatgggagggaaagttagattgatcttagttaaaaggtcggcacaacattgtgggctgaagggtctgtattgtgctgtaatgttctgtgcgatcttgaga
The genomic region above belongs to Hypanus sabinus isolate sHypSab1 chromosome 13, sHypSab1.hap1, whole genome shotgun sequence and contains:
- the LOC132404299 gene encoding protein phosphatase 1 regulatory subunit 7-like, with translation MTGSLIENQFFEDHCTELTVLPFIWSVQTEGPHFCLDMKMSHLKELKFNFEFENKAKRILKFDISLNELEELQCDSLSPFMNLLELNMSLNSLYSISWLSALPLLKVLNLSHNVIETLQGLECCTMLTDLDLSHNRIRSIVNLPILNNLTKLHLNGNKLESLEGVQHVPHLCELYVQGNGICSLLPLSSSLNLCVLDASDNMILFLSEMLHVLENLRRLKQLKLKGNPLTQDSRYNSAIRQSTTVEILDNVLLRDGLTYGLTFESPPDLQGQTKEGLKESARMAFQSRVQEKRIETEMAVHYLHSRILSLQKDSQEMEDHLTLELEAYYRYLELI